One Aneurinibacillus migulanus genomic region harbors:
- a CDS encoding PAS domain S-box protein, which produces MLMNNLIALDKYTCPKLEKLKLEREWEKFISGNHTLPTIRSLIYGSWQRCLEQGINPLQSKTSISLSEEQIKEYVSTDPLFRTLKPVLTKLKDMYMGSGQLITFCNPSGDIVYLDGDLSLMLKAEDMNFIVGSSWAENNAGTNAIGTAIATSSPIQVFAGEHFCQEVQKWTCSAAPISDPATQKILGVIDLTGLWTVNHPHFLSVVTSAAQDVTRMLRNQLKFERFKIVEYYQNQNISQQSRSYLVVLDRGWKVIKASPVLYEQGLIDPNHFLVNTPSLPLSLTLRTYWELEHLKGIWRFELTPYIYGGMPIGAIVHVTPPTITSFKGIPFTAEYSLPGVIDGALQSSSSINNGDLIPNLKDKEQVVVKKSIKCAEFYKALFDHNPDGIYSCDLQANLLDANPAFERIIGYTVEELQKITLPSLLVPECLENGLKYLEKTMKGKPQEYEIAIKHKNGYRIDLKVKNFPIFIDNEIVGVYGIIKDITKNKKIEEDLQLTKQQLDLFLKNTIDSIIIFDLQRNVIKVNEAFEEVFGWTEQEVIGRELSIVPDFLVDECTDIIRKILNSKHVMSFETVRQRKDGSLIDVSCFISPIVNAKGNVTAFVSILRDITERKQMEEALKESEKRLRTLINSMPDLVLFKDGKGRWIEANDYALSCFQFENVPYRGKKDSELATYNEFYRDTLFYCEKSDQKTWENNRVTRSEEVIPQPDGKSITFDVIKVPIFYPNGRRKGLVIIGRDITELKQTEELLRKSEKLAVVGQLSAGIAHEIRNPLTSLKGFLRLLQSSIDKSNEWYLDVMVSEINRIESITNQFMAVAKPQAVTFQLQDLQMLIEQVLTVVYPEATMNNIQISIEAHADIPLIRCEVNQLKQVFINILKNAIEAMQSGGKIVVQVMKLDHNLVLIRCVDQGCGIPKERIQYLGEPFYSLKEKGNGLGLMMCYKIIKEHQGKISIESEINKGTIVDVILPIPPLLEEVISDLTESNQ; this is translated from the coding sequence ATGCTAATGAACAACCTAATCGCTCTAGATAAGTATACTTGCCCGAAATTAGAAAAACTAAAGCTTGAACGTGAATGGGAAAAGTTTATTTCTGGTAATCATACACTCCCAACGATCCGTTCTTTGATATATGGTTCATGGCAACGCTGTTTGGAACAAGGAATCAATCCGCTTCAAAGTAAGACTTCCATCAGCCTCAGTGAAGAACAAATTAAGGAATATGTGTCAACGGATCCCTTATTTCGCACTTTAAAACCAGTACTTACTAAATTAAAGGATATGTATATGGGTTCCGGACAATTAATAACATTTTGTAACCCTTCCGGTGATATTGTTTACTTAGATGGGGATTTGTCCTTAATGCTCAAGGCTGAGGATATGAATTTTATCGTCGGCTCATCTTGGGCAGAAAATAACGCAGGTACGAATGCTATTGGAACAGCAATTGCTACCAGTTCTCCGATTCAAGTGTTTGCTGGAGAACACTTTTGCCAGGAGGTACAAAAGTGGACATGTTCAGCTGCTCCTATCAGTGATCCAGCTACCCAAAAAATTTTAGGCGTCATTGACTTGACAGGGCTATGGACAGTTAACCATCCTCATTTTTTGTCAGTAGTAACTTCAGCGGCACAAGATGTAACTAGGATGCTACGTAACCAATTAAAGTTTGAACGCTTTAAGATAGTAGAATATTACCAAAACCAGAATATTTCTCAGCAGTCAAGGTCCTATTTAGTAGTTTTAGATCGCGGATGGAAGGTGATTAAAGCATCTCCTGTTTTATATGAACAAGGTTTGATTGATCCGAACCATTTTCTGGTCAATACTCCTTCTCTGCCGTTATCCTTAACGTTAAGGACGTATTGGGAACTTGAACATCTAAAAGGAATTTGGCGTTTTGAGCTAACCCCGTATATCTATGGAGGAATGCCTATCGGTGCCATTGTTCACGTTACTCCTCCGACTATAACAAGTTTTAAGGGTATACCTTTTACTGCAGAATATTCCCTTCCTGGTGTGATAGATGGAGCGCTCCAATCTTCATCAAGTATAAATAACGGGGATTTAATCCCCAATCTTAAGGACAAGGAACAAGTTGTGGTGAAAAAATCAATTAAATGTGCAGAGTTTTATAAAGCCCTTTTTGATCATAATCCTGACGGTATCTATTCTTGTGATTTACAGGCAAATTTATTGGATGCAAATCCGGCTTTTGAGAGAATAATTGGATATACAGTTGAAGAACTGCAAAAGATAACACTCCCGTCCCTACTTGTTCCAGAATGTCTAGAAAATGGATTAAAATATTTAGAAAAAACAATGAAAGGAAAGCCACAGGAATATGAAATAGCGATTAAGCACAAAAATGGGTACCGAATAGATTTAAAAGTAAAAAATTTCCCGATTTTTATAGACAATGAGATTGTTGGAGTTTATGGAATTATAAAAGATATTACCAAAAATAAGAAAATAGAAGAAGATCTGCAATTGACCAAACAACAATTGGATTTATTTCTTAAAAATACAATAGATTCTATTATTATTTTCGATTTACAACGTAATGTTATAAAAGTGAATGAAGCTTTTGAAGAAGTATTTGGTTGGACTGAACAAGAAGTAATAGGAAGAGAACTATCTATTGTTCCTGATTTTTTAGTTGATGAGTGTACCGATATCATTCGAAAAATATTGAATAGTAAGCATGTTATGTCGTTTGAAACGGTTAGGCAACGAAAAGATGGAAGCTTGATTGATGTTAGCTGCTTCATTTCCCCAATTGTAAATGCGAAGGGAAATGTGACAGCTTTTGTATCCATCTTGAGGGATATTACAGAACGTAAACAAATGGAAGAAGCATTAAAAGAAAGTGAGAAACGATTACGCACTTTGATTAATTCTATGCCTGACCTTGTTCTCTTTAAGGATGGGAAAGGAAGATGGATTGAAGCAAACGATTATGCTCTTTCCTGTTTTCAGTTTGAGAATGTCCCTTATCGAGGTAAAAAAGATAGCGAACTAGCTACCTATAATGAGTTCTATCGAGATACATTATTTTATTGCGAGAAATCAGATCAAAAAACGTGGGAAAATAACCGTGTTACCCGAAGTGAAGAAGTGATTCCGCAACCAGATGGCAAATCAATTACTTTCGATGTTATTAAGGTTCCGATCTTTTATCCTAATGGCAGACGTAAAGGACTTGTGATCATAGGACGTGATATCACAGAACTGAAGCAAACGGAAGAATTATTAAGAAAATCGGAAAAGCTTGCTGTGGTGGGTCAATTATCAGCAGGAATTGCCCATGAGATTCGAAATCCATTGACTTCTCTCAAAGGATTTCTACGTTTACTACAATCTTCTATCGATAAGAGTAATGAATGGTATTTGGATGTGATGGTATCTGAGATCAACCGAATTGAATCAATTACCAATCAATTTATGGCAGTAGCTAAGCCGCAAGCTGTCACCTTTCAACTCCAAGATTTGCAAATGTTAATCGAACAGGTTTTAACTGTTGTTTATCCTGAAGCAACTATGAACAATATACAAATCAGCATTGAAGCGCACGCCGACATTCCATTGATTCGATGCGAAGTAAACCAATTAAAACAAGTATTTATCAATATCTTAAAGAACGCTATTGAAGCGATGCAAAGTGGAG